A single region of the Drosophila takahashii strain IR98-3 E-12201 chromosome 2R, DtakHiC1v2, whole genome shotgun sequence genome encodes:
- the BomT1 gene encoding uncharacterized protein BomT1, giving the protein MKWFSLLVPLLALFSLLEIGYARTIPKITIRNGDIIVHGNCNGCTARATKNSAHLSFKFTRRW; this is encoded by the exons ATGAAGTGGTTTTCGTTGTTGGTCCCGCTTTTGGCGCTTTTTTCCCTACTCGAAATTGGATATGCTC gaACAATTCCTAAAATAACCATTAGGAATGGCGACATTATTGTCCATGGAAACTGCAACGGCTGCACTGCCCGAGCCACCAAAAACTCGGCtcatttatcatttaaatttactcGAAGATGGTAA
- the LOC108069257 gene encoding uncharacterized protein: MGYRYSFVYILIGVLLITGIRAARKWDYEPISITGYTSDESLMSYNISIDRIGRGEYGISGNADWKYDVTEETMVEGIAYRSSSGAESDYRVLPYSIPKQSFYEYLNTYYKDVIMRNVAHCSNIPTFKDKFQPPWPKKIYTAEKCVVDGEGLPEIVPPGFYKVIGNCTGPDQPTWSVTIVFKLTNKIF, encoded by the exons ATGGGTTACCGCTACTCGTTCGTTTACATTTTGATCGGTGTCCTGCTGATCACTGGAATCAGAGCAGCG CGCAAATGGGACTACGAACCCATTTCGATCACCGGCTACACTTCGGATGAAAGTTTAATGAGTTATAACATAAGTATCGATCGCATAGGTCGCGGAGAATACGGAATATCAGGCAATGCCGATTGGAAGTACGATGTGACTGAGGAAACCATG GTGGAGGGCATTGCCTACCGAAGCTCTTCGGGAGCTGAGAGCGACTACAGGGTGCTCCCTTATTCGATCCCCAAGCAATCCTTTTACGAGTATCTCAATACCTACTACAAGGATGTGATAATGAGGAACGTAGCCCACTGTTCTAATATACCAACGTTTAAGGACAAATTCCAACCGCCATGGCCAAAGAAGATTTACACCGCTGAAAAATGCGTTGTTGATGGCGAGGGACTACCGGAAATTGTACCGCCAGGATTCTATAAGGTTATAGGTAATTGCACCGGGCCAGACCAGCCCACATGGAGCGTAACTATTGTTTTTAAACTAACCAACAAAATATTCTGA
- the LOC108069291 gene encoding uncharacterized protein, protein MDTRFLFVYILIGTLLINGIRAARKWEYEPLSVTSTTSNESLILFKIQIVRIRRGEYAISANVKWDYDTTDETMVEAYAFHSVSGDANEYKVLPWSIPKQPFYHYLNTYYKDVIIGNCAHCSNIPVFKDKFEPPWPKKTYIGEKCVMNGDGFPDIVPPGYYKIIFKGFGPDQPSWSFTAIVKITLKMF, encoded by the exons ATGGATACCCGCTTCTTGTTCGTTTACATTTTGATTGGTACCCTGCTGATCAATGGAATCAGAGCAGCG cGCAAATGGGAGTACGAACCCTTATCGGTCACCTCCACCACCTCAAATGAAAGtttgatactttttaaaattcaaatcgttcGCATAAGACGCGGAGAATACGCAATTTCAGCCAATGTCAAGTGGGACTACGATACGACTGACGAAACCATG GTTGAAGCCTATGCCTTCCATAGCGTTTCGGGGGATGCGAATGAATACAAGGTGCTCCCTTGGTCCATACCCAAGCAACCCTTTTACCACTATCTCAATACCTACTATAAAGATGTAATAATAGGAAACTGTGCCCACTGCTCCAATATTCCCGTGTTCAAGGACAAATTCGAACCACCATGGCCAAAAAAGACTTACATCGGTGAAAAGTGCGTTATGAATGGGGATGGATTTCCGGACATTGTACCGCCCGGAtactataaaattatatttaagggTTTCGGACCAGATCAGCCCTCATGGAGCTTTACTgctattgttaaaataacactcaaaatgttttaa
- the BomBc1 gene encoding bomanin Bicipital 1, protein MCLEQIRLASRSRMKCLILAFAVAVVLISQATAGNVIIGGACRDCSPPVAENVVVGGQAYKTGRPGQGNVYINSPDAYPGALGAGPSIASGGRGGGGGTRYPDGFSGRLPGGTYLHNKDCVGCSISGGGD, encoded by the exons ATGTGTCTCGAGCAGATTCGTCTTGCATCCAGATCGAGAATGAAGTGTCTGATTCTAGCCTTTGCCGTTGCCGTTGTCCTGATTTCCCAGGCCACAG CCGGAAATGTGATTATCGGCGGAGCATGCCGGGATTGTAGTCCGCCGGTGGCGGAAAACGTGGTGGTCGGTGGCCAAGCCTACAAAACTGGAAGGCCGGGCCAGGGAAATGTCTACATCAATTCCCCCGACGCTTATCCAGGAGCTCTGGGAGCTGGTCCATCGATTGCATCTGGTggaagaggaggaggcggtggcacTCGTTATCCCGATGGCTTCAGTGGTCGCCTGCCTGGTGGCACTTACCTTCACAATAAGGATTGCGTCGGCTGCAGCATCAGCGGAGGTGGCGATTAA
- the LOC108069359 gene encoding bomanin Short 2, protein MKFFSVVTVFVLGLLALANAVPLSPDPGNVIINGDCKYCNVRGGK, encoded by the exons ATGAAGTTCTTCTCAGTCGTCACCGTCTTTGTGCTCGGTCTGCTGGCCCTGGCAAACG CTGTACCCCTGTCCCCCGATCCAGGAAATGTGATTATTAACGGCGACTGCAAGTACTGCAATGTCCGCGGTGGAAAGTAG
- the LOC138912566 gene encoding bomanin Short 1-like translates to MKFFTVVTALVLGLLALTNAVPLSPDPGNVIINGDCVNCNVHGGK, encoded by the exons ATGAAATTCTTCACAGTTGTCACTGCCCTTGTGCTCGGTTTGCTGGCTCTAACCAACG CTGTTCCCTTATCGCCCGATCCAGGAAATGTTATCATCAATGGCGACTGTGTTAACTGCAACGTCCACGGTGGAAAATAG
- the BomBc2 gene encoding bomanin Bicipital 1, whose protein sequence is MKCLTLLAILFLATLAFVQGGKVSINGKCVNCSHDQTTTTTHKPTTGRGNSGRTTAKPKSKSPPPRRPTSSEEDDNDLAGWSLHQSAGGSQYISRRSKRQWGGGQYIDLGGSGGRGGGGSWSGDGITTIDSRPYPGGTLVRNSDCVGCNIRG, encoded by the exons ATGAAGTGCCTGACGCTATTGGCGATATTGTTCTTGGCGACGTTGGCCTTCGTCCAAG GTGGCAAGGTCTCCATCAACGGCAAGTGCGTAAACTGTTCCCATGATcaaaccaccaccaccacccacaaaCCCACGACTGGCAGAGGAAATAGTGGCAGAACCACAGCCAAACCGAAGTCCAAATCTCCTCCGCCCCGCAGGCCAACATCATCGGAGGAGGATGATAATGACCTAGCCGGCTGGTCACTGCACCAATCAGCAGGGGGATCTCAATATATAAGCAGGCGTTCTAAACGCCAGTGGGGCGGTGGTCAGTACATCGATCTGGGCGGATCTGGCGGCAGAGGAGGGGGCGGTAGCTGGTCAGGAGATGGTATCACCACCATCGATTCCCGTCCCTATCCCGGCGGAACCTTGGTGCGCAACAGCGATTGCGTCGGATGTAATATTCGGGGCTAA
- the LOC123003416 gene encoding LOW QUALITY PROTEIN: bomanin Short 2-like (The sequence of the model RefSeq protein was modified relative to this genomic sequence to represent the inferred CDS: substituted 1 base at 1 genomic stop codon): protein MWFRKRRASVEVNQLPSAFSIXNRNHQSRINMKFFSVVTVFVLGLLALANAVPLSPDPGNVVINGDCKYCNVHGGK from the exons ATGTGGTTCCGAAAGCGGAGAGCATCAGTTGAAGTCAATCAATTGCCCAGCGCATTCAGCATCTGAAACCGGAACCACCAATCCAGAATCAATATGAAATTCTTCTCAGTCGTCACCGTCTTTGTGCTCGGTCTGCTGGCCCTGGCCAACG CTGTTCCCCTGTCGCCCGATCCAGGAAATGTGGTCATCAACGGCGACTGCAAGTACTGCAATGTCCACGGTGGAAAGTAA